The Pan paniscus chromosome 21, NHGRI_mPanPan1-v2.0_pri, whole genome shotgun sequence region CCTGTGCAGCAGGTGGCCCCCAGCCGCACTCACTTTTAACCATGCCCTTGACAGCATCCAGCACAAATGTGATGGAAATGAAGAGGGCAATGATCTCCTCCGTCGACCTGCCAGGAGGCCATGAGCCTCATCAGAGTGGGTGTGGTcagggggcaggtgggggaggccTCCCTGAGCCCCTGCACAGTCCCCTGCCTCCCCCTGCCAGGAAGAAGGCCAGCGCCCCAGGCCTTGCCTGAGCCCACCCCAGCCCCTTGGGGCAGCAATATGGTGGGGGCACCCCCACCACCCTGGGGTTACAGGGGGCTGAACCAGATCCCAAGCCTTGAGGGTCCCAGCAGCTCACGGAAGGGCCAGTCACCTCTTGAAGAGACTCATGACCAGGCTGAGGTTGAAAAAGGCATAAAGCGCAAGGAAGAAACTATTCCACAGGCCCGTCCATGCGTAGAAGGAGTTGAAGTCCAGGTCATAGTCATCACAGATGACACGAATCACTGCAGGCAGGGGGCAGGGCGGGGCAGGGCGGGTCAGGGCCCAGCAGGAACCAGGGGTCTCAGGCACcatctcccgcctcagcccccactGCACCCTGGATGTAGAGCGCCAGGGGCGCGGTGGTCAGCAGAATCACCAATGGCTGCCCAGAGAAGAGCGCGTAGAGCAGGCCCCCGATGCTCTGCCCGGCTATGGTCTTCTGCACGTCTGTGGGGGTGCGGAGGTCAGGTGGGCGCCACAGCCCAGGGCCCTGCCCAGCATACGCCTGCCCACCGCCCACCGCCAGCCCCTCACCGATGGCCCCGTCTGTGTTCTCGTCATTGAGAGACCCGAAAGCGATGGTGGGCAGGAGGCAGGCGAAGTAGAGGAACAGGGTGGTGGTGATGTATTTGCCCACAGCCTTGTTTTTCCCAATAATGCCTAGGAATGGGGGATGGGAGAGAGGGTTTGCTGGGGATGCAGGACAGGCACACGTGCGGGCCCAAGGCCTGGAAAGCAGAGGCCCAGATGGGCCACGAGGCCACGTACCATCAGTGAAGTCCAAGGGGTACAAGGGGAACCTGCGTGCGATGTCCTCCCGGATGCCCTTCCCAAAAGGGACAAAGTCCTTGCACTTTGGGGGCTGGAGGAGAGGACAGAGCGCCTGTTAGTCCTGTCCGGCCCATGCCCCCGCCGACCCTGCCGGCCCCCGCCGGCCTCTACCCTGTACCTCTGGGTGTCTGTGGGCAGGGAGGGAGACTGTGCCGCGTTCCTTCGTTCTCGGCGCCACTGGACCGTGGCTCACCATGGTGAGCAGCTGTCTCTGATGCACCAAGGCCTCCTTGAATTCCTCCTCTGTGCGGGTCTCCAGGAGCTTCTGGCGGAAGGCGATATCCGAGAACATGGTGGCAAACGTGCGTGCCACCTCCATCGCAGTCTTAGTGCTTTTCtaggggtggaggatgggagtcACCTCCACCACCCCTGTGGAACAGAGGAGGCCCCGCCCGGGCCGAGCAGGTGAAGGTGCTCTCCCCATGAACTGGCAGcaggttttttgtctgtttgttttttttgtttttttgagacagggtctcactgtcacccaggctgagtgcagtggcacactcacgGCTTAtcgtagcctcgacctcccaggctcaagtgattctcccacatcagtcccctgagtagctgggaccacaggcacgcaccaccatgccaggcaatttttaatttttaactttttgtagagacgaggtctcactatgttgaccaggctggtctcaaactcctggcctcaagcaatccatctgtctaggcctcccaaagtgctgggattacaggcacgagccactgtgcccagatgcTGGTAGCAGGTTTTATTCCACAAAGTTCAGGCATTAGTGTACTCTGCCATGATTTCAACCAGGTCAGCAGATCACCACAACTACCATCGatctatatttttgttataaactcACGATTTCTTATAAACTCAAGATACTACTTTTGTCCTAAGCAACAAAAGTCTGTGTAATCACAGATAATGAAACCACAGTGGAGAAAAATGTTTACCCAGCTACGTTTCCCCAGTGGTATTTGCACTGTCTGCTGGTTTGACTTTCAGAGAGGATCCGAGCCCATCAGGCACTCTCTCTCTGGCCTGGCCAAGGTGAAGCCCGTCCATGAACCAGGAACTCACGAACTCAGTGTCCAGCCCTCATCACAGCAACCTGCTCACCTAGGGGCAGTGTCTGCCCGTCTGTTGCTCAAAGCTATAGTCCCGGGGCACTGTGCATGTTTGCTTTAGAAGAGGCCCATGCCTGGtagggcatggcggctcacggcCATAATACCAACttttttgggaggctaaggcaggcagatcacttgaggtcaggagttcaagaccagcctggccaacatggtgaaaccccatctctactaaaaatacaagataattAGCTGGCTGTAGTTTTttggtggtggagggtgcctgcagtcccagctacttgggaggctgaggtgggagaatcgcttgaacctgggaggcagaggttgcagtgagctgagatcacacctcaacattccagcctgggtgacagagtgagaccctgtctcaaagataaataaataaaacaaacaaataaacaaatacaaaacccCAAAAGAACTAGTCCATGCTCCTGAGTAGGAGCCCAGTGTTGGGCTGGGGGATCTGCCTCAAGGCACCAGGCTTTAACTCAGCTCTGGGCTATTGCTCCTTCTGTGTGGGCACCCTGCTGGGGGCCACTCCTTCCAACCCAGGGGCTGCCCTTCCTCTCACACCAGCACAGTTGCATTTGTGGAGGTTCCCGCCATGTCTGAGATCCCTGAGAACCCCATTTGCACACAGAAGGCCAGGGGCAGAAGCACAAGAAGCTAAGGGAAGCTGAAGCTGAAGGCCCTGCCAAGGCCTTGGGAGGGGTCCTGGCAATCATCTGTTGAGACTTGTTAAATCCTTTTCCTTAAAAGACTCCCGAAATTGTATCAGTTCCGGCTCCCACCAAAAGCACGGTGTCCCGGCCAGGGGGTGTGTGGCCCAGGAAGGAGCAGGGACCCTTAGCCAGCAAATCACAAAGTCAGCCAAGTCAAAGAAGGGCTGACGGGCGGGCAGGCCAAAGGAAGGCCGCGTGTTTGAATAAGGATCGTGGTCAAAAGCATTTCCTTTCAGTCAAGGAAATACGAACTTTTCGGCAACCCCTGGGGAAATGAGGACTTGCCGGGCCTAGCAACATGTTTCTGACACACCCACGGGGCCGAGGTGAAGGGGAGGGTGAGGACCAGGCCTTCAGAGGCCAGGACATGTGGGAGGGGACCCCAAGCAGAGGGCGGGTAACCTGGGGCCCTCCTTCTTCCCCAGGACACGGCACTACCCACTCACCATCTTGGGTGGGGCCAGCACCAGGATGACGAACCGAACCTCACAGGAATTCTCCCCCCAGTTCTGTGGGCGAACCAGGCGGCTGATGCACACGTGCCGCTTCTGTAGGGCCTTCATGGTACAGCTGGCAGGGGCGGGGAGGACACAGTGCACAGTTGCACCCCGCGGAGCTGGGGCTCCCCTACCCAGAACCCCCTCGACCTTGACCCCTGGTGACCTCTGCtagggagggaaaagaagagcaaatggGATGTTCCTTGGCAGTGCTCCAGCCCTCTTCTCCCAAGTTGGCTGGGCCGCCAGAGCCCCAGGACTCACAGGTGGGCTGGCCTCTGCAGGGCACAGGGGACACGGGACGCCCAGTTCCACTGCGACAAGAAGGGGGGGCCAAGTGGCCTGGCAACTCACATGATGCAGAGCCACGACTGCTGGTACCGCACCCCTGTCACTGTGGCGGTGACCCCTTGGATGGTGTCTGACAGCAGGTGGACTGAGGAAAGAGTGAGGGGGAGGGTGGTAGGTCAACAGCCCCTCCCAGCGCCCCCGCCCGGGCGGGGAGACCGGCCTCACCTTTACCCTGCATGGGTGCCCCGGCGTCGGTGAAGAGCATGGCCATGAGCAGGTCCAGGTTGCAGTTGGGCTCATTGTTGTCAGGGTCCTGGGCGAAGCGGCGAAGCATGGTCCGCAGCACATCATCCAGGGAGGTGGCCGTCTCGTTCAGGACGATGCTGGCCTGCGCCAGGAAGCCATCTAGGTCGCGGTGCGCACGGATCTCTTCCTTGAAGTTCTTTAACTTCAGGTACTGAGGGGACCCCAGGGACAGAACCACACGGGCCCACGTATGAGATGCTGTCACTGCCTGGTCCCTCCCTCCCAGCCAGCCGCAGCagtccagcccccagcccccagcccccagcccccagccctgggctggtGCGAGCTCCCTGTTGAGCTGCTCCTGGAGGCAGGGGAAGAGGGGAGCAGCAGGAGGATTCTCAGGGAAGCCATCACCTCAGCCCCCAGGTAGAGGCCCCAGGACCACCTGCAGGACAGGCCATTCACCTTTCGGGAGGTGTGCAGGAGCACACAGCCACCAGAAGTCGCTTCATTCTCTGCTGGAGAAAAGCGGGGAGGGCTCAGGGTGCCACCCTCTCCTCAGGTCTTTCTTAGTAAGGTGAGTCACACCTGCCCAGTCCCATGCCCTCCCCCAGTCTGCCCCTGCTGCAGCCCCCATACCAGAGTTGGTGGCCTGCATCTCAAGGTTGACATTGACAAAAAAACGGATACTCTCGCCAGACACGATGGAGGAATTGGCAGTGTCGAAGGCCTCATCGCCCAGGATCTCCTCTCGGGCTTCGAAGGTGTCATCTGTGTCACACTTGTAGTAGCCTAGAGACCCAGCTGCTACCAAGAGAGACCCCCAAGAGCAAGAGGGCCTGGCTGTTAAAGTGCCACACACAGGAAGGAGGGGCTCCAAGCCCAGGCAGCAGGGACCCCTGGACTGTCCCACTCTCGGGCCGTGGTGGGAGAGGCCATCCCATAGGCCAGGAAGGCAGCTTCTagtcctgccccagccccacacAGGACATGGCAGCTGCCACAGAGTGAGTCTCCAGCATTCCCTAGCCGCTGAGACCAGGACCCTGTGCAGCTCTGACCCTTCAGCGTGAGAAAAACATGTCCACTCCAGACACACTGGGGCAGGCACGGAGTGCAATAATGCAGATGAGACTGCCTGGCCCCTGCCCTCCCAAAGTAGGGAACACAGGGAAGGCAGAGAAGCTGCAGTATCCacgtgtgtctgtctctctctctctctctcacactcacacacacacacacacacacacacacacacacacacacacgctgccTTGTGGGCACAGGGTCTTAGAGCTCCGCCTCCCCAGGAGGGCAGGTGGGGAGAAGCATCGAGGCTGAGAGACCCAGGACAGGTATCAGACAAGGTCTAGGGAGCAGGAAAACCAGGGAAACAGAGCCAGGGGCTGACAGGGGAGAGGACCCCAAGGCTTCATGTCAGCCCTGCCCCCATCGTGCCCCTCTTCATGTCCTGGGGGCCCTGGGTAAGGGCACATGGAGAGTGAGGGTGTGTAATGGCACCTGTGGGATGTGGGACCCCAGAGGTGAGAGCCTGCTCCCCTTGGTCCTCAATTCCTGCAGCTGGCCAGCAGCACACCCCTCTTCCTACAGGAAGATTTCCTGGTAACATGCAAATATTCCTCTGCCCTGAGCCCTGCAGTGGCTCCCTGCAGCCTACAGATCACAGCCTGAGCCAGCCCTGCTCCCCCTGCCCTGACCACTGGCTCCTCAGGCCATCCGGTCAGCACCCTAGGCATGCAAGGTCCTGTCCTCCAAGCTGAGGGCTTCCCTCCCTGGAGGGCCTTTTTCAAGACTCACTTggaacctcctcctccaggaagtcctcctAGATCCCTGCCTCACCCCTGGCCACTGGCAGCCCTTCCTGTCTTGTGGGTCCCCTAAGGTTCCTCACTTGTAGGTACTCCCAGGAAAGGGGCCCTTGTAGCCCAGACCCCACTGATGCCTGACAGACACCTGTGCAGAAACAAGGATGGGTCAGCAGCACGCCTGCACCTGCCAGGGAGTGACTCACCCTGACTCACTTCTACTCCCGCCGCCAGTTTCCTTGGCACATCCCAGGCCCTGTTCCCCCGGTGTCCTGAGTTTAGCCTGGGCCCCTTCTGGGTAGGAAGCCCTAGTGCCTCCTGCATCAAAGTCCCCAGGGACTGGTGACCCCCAGGCCCAGGCCTGCACTACCTCCAGAGCCCAGAGAAGAAATATTAGGTCAAAAGACATCCttgcctttgggaggccaaggcaggcggatcacaaggtcaggagatcgagaccatcctggctaacaatggccaacatggtgaaaccccgtctctactaaaatacaaaaagaaattagccgggtgtggtggcgggcgcctgtagtcccagctactcgggaggctgaggcaggaggctggtgtgaacccaggaggcagagcttgcagtgagccgagatcacaccactgcactccagcctgggcgacagagcgagactcaaaacaaaacaaaacaaaacaaaagacgtCCTCACTGCTTTGGTTCTGGAGCTCATGATAAACTCCTTCCTCCCCGTGTCAGGCTTGCCTTGTTTAAACTGTCTGGTTCCCCTGGCCCGAACTTGTCCCAGCCTCCCCTCTGCCCCTCAACCAGCACCCACTAGTCCCCTCCACGGCCCTTCACACAGCCCCATTCTTCCCCCATTCTTCCCCTGATGCCCTCAGCTCTACCTTAGGCTTAGTGCTCAGGTCCCCTAGATTAAGGACCTGCCCAGCTGACACTACCAGGTTCCTGGGGGACTCCTACAATGCCAAGTCCTAGTCCCAGCCCCATACGTAACCTGCCCACCAGCAGCCTAGCACACAGAGCCCCATGTCCTGAGGGCCCTGGGTAAGGGCACATCAGCCCTGTGTCTACGCACTGCTCTACAAACAACCCTCGAATGGTCAGGTCACTCATGGGGCTAGGCACAGGACACAGCCTGAAGCCAGCCCAGAGACACGAGGAGGAAGACAGCTGGACTGGTACAAGCAGGGACAACAGGAAGGTGCCCGAGGGACTGCAGCACAGAGGCCTTATATTTCTTTAAAGAGACAACGACAGATATTCCCTCCAGGGCTGGGTGAGGACAGAGGGATAGGGGCATACAGAATTCTTGGCCCAAGGCTAGTCAGATAACAGGCCATTGTCACAGAAAACCTTGGGGAAGAATCCCAGAGGGTTCACCTGGTCCAAGTAGCCCAGGAGAAGGGGCAGCCTGCCCTCTCAGGTCCACGGGGGATCCGCCCATGTCTAGCTTCCTGAAGAGTGGAAGCCAAAAGCATTCCAGCACTAGAGTGGCCCAGATAGGCGACCAAAGCCACAGGACTCTGGTGGGTAGGCTATGCGCCCTGGAGGCTTTTGCCCGACAAGCTCTCtccgcacacacacactccccgaGGTACTCACTTGAATCCTCAAAGTATCCATTCTGCGACATGGTGGGAGAGTTTTCTGCAAGGGAAGCGGAAAGGTCACCAGCCCCATGGACCAAGCCCTGGACCTCCTGTGTGCACCTGTCTCCCCGCCCCCCGACCTGGCTGATTCCTTCACTCTTCCGAGGGATGCAACCCAGGCCGCCCTAGGGAGAAAGGGAAGCAGGGGACAGTGCTCGGGAGGGGGCCCCATAGCAGGGGAAGCCAGCCTTAATCTCAGAAATTCAATTGCTTAGCCCATCTGCTAGGGGCTGCCCAGGCGTGCCAGAGGCGAGGAGGAGAGACGTTCTAGGGATGTCTTCCCACCGagttagtaccagtaccatgttcgCTAACCCAGCTTTTCCTGAGAAAACCCTGCCCCGCTGCAGCGGGAGGAAGGGACCGGACCCGAGCGggcctctccccctctctcctccgATGCCAAGGCGGGGGATCTCTCTGCACATCCCTCTTCTCACTCTCAGACCGGTCCTGGGGGCCATAAACGCCCATTGCAGGCGCAGTTCCCCCGACCCCCGTCACGCGCCCCGGGTCACACGGGGGCCGACAGGCAACGGTCTCCAGTCCTGGGACCGCGTCCCGGCCGCCTGGAAGGCAGAGCCGTTGGTCCAAAAGGGAGAACAATTGGGGGTGGGAGGAGTATCTGAGGGACACATGGGTCGGGGGAGGCTGCGCCCTCCCTGGGCCGGTCCCCGGATGGTCCCGGCTGTTTGTGCCTCGCTGTCGGAGGAAGGAAGCGACAGGAGGGGCCGCGTGCACGAGAGGAAAGCGCCTCCAGACTCGGAGACCCCGGGGGTCGGGGCGCAGGATGTGAATGTAGGCGCGGGGCGGGAGCCGGGGCTGCATCCTGAAGTGGGGGGCGGGGGCGCTGGGGCGCGTCCCAGGCCGTGGGAGGGACAGCGGCCGTGGGCGACGAGGGTCTGGGAGGGTTGGGCCGGTGCACACTTCGCTTCCGTCCCGGCGGCCCACGTGCAGGTAAAGGGTCGTACAAACCTGGGTCCTGGCCGGGACCCAGGGCTGGCCCTCCTGTGTCAGAGCGAGGGAGAAACCGCTGCGGCCGCGCAGGGCACGGTCAGGGGTCCCGGGACTCCCAAGACTCCAGGGGTCCCGGGGCTCCCACCGCGGCGCCGGGCGGGAAGATGCCCGGGCGGAAGGTAAAATGAGACCTTCCGAGGCGGCGGCCCGCCAGGCTCCCAAAAGCTCGGCGCTCGGGGCGCTGGGAGCCCCACAGCTCCGCCCTGCCCACTTTCGAGCTCCCCGCCCTCGACCCGCTGCATCAGCTGTTCAAACCTGGTAAGAAATTCAAGACGGCGACAGCAGAGCCCTAATGAAACCAAGCGCGCAGTGGCTGCGAAGCCGCGCCCGGGCCTCCCGCACCCGCGCCCTCCTCCCCGCGGCTGGGAATCCCGCAGCCCTCTCGCCCACCGGCCCCGGCCCACGCAGGCAGACGGCATCCGCGTTCTCCCCGGGGTCCCCGACGGGAGACGGTGGCGGAGACCCGGGCGGCCTTCCCGCCGCGCCCCCGGGTTCAGGCACCCACCGCACGGCTGCAGATGGAACACGCGCCTGGTGGCCGCGGCCATGGCACACTCGCGCACTCACGGCCGGGCTCCTCACGCGGCGCTCCGGCGCTTCGGGACCCCAAACTCGGCGACTCGGGCGGGCCAGCAGCGGGAGCCGGCGACACACCCCCGCGCCGCGCCTGGGTCCTAATGCCGCTCAGACGCCACGCCCGGGCGCGGTAGGCAGAGCTGCCGAGGGCTGGGACCCGGCCGCCCGCCCCGCGCCCTCACCCGCGGGAGGCTGCTCCAGCCGGGCTGGGCTGCTCCCCGCCGCTCGCAGCTGCTGGGCCAAACCGAGTAGACCCGGCTCCTTCGAGCCTGTGCGCGCCGGACCCAGCAAACCCAGCGTCGCGGGGTTAGGGGCTGGACGGGGCCGGGGAGCTTCTGGGAAAACGTTCGACTGCACCACGAGCCCACCGAGCTGTGCGACTGAGGCAGACCCCGGGAGGGCTTCCCCCGCGTCCGCTTTAAGTACGCGGCCGGCCCCTGTCTCCTCCCTTCGACCGGGGACCTCCGCAGGACCACGCCCGCTGGCTGCCCCGCCTCCTGCATTTATCCCGGTAGCTCCGGCCGCaagtccttctcctcctcctccaggaagcgcGCCCCGACTGACTAGACGGACCTCCGTGCATTCCCCGGGCTACGCCCTCGCGCGCTGAGACGGCGCTCTCCGAGCTCGGCTGCTTTGGGTTTTCGCTGCGAGCCTCGCCAACGTATCTACCAGCCTCTTCACGTCCTCGGCCTTCTATGAGGTCAAGGTCATGGTTCGCCCCCTTTTTCCTTCCCCAAATGGCCCTTGCGCCCTGTCCCCTTTCCTGGACCGGCTGCGACCCGCCCGGGGACGCGCCTTTTCGGGGCGCTTAGTCTCCTGCGAGTAGGGCGTGTGCGCGTGTGGGTGCGCGTGCTGCGATGCGGTCTGGCAAATGCAGCTGACGAACCCCTGGCCTGATCCACGGTGGCTCCCGGTAGAAGGCTCTACGGCCCTTGGAAGCGGAACACGCAGCTCCGTAAACGTTAACCCACCTCCCGACCCCTCCGGCCGCCATTGCTTTCCGGCTCAGCCGCGCTGGGACGGAGTCCTCGGCCACTGTGCCCCAACCATGGTACAGGAACGGGGACAGGCCGGGGCAAGCCCACCTCTGCGAAGGAAGGGCTTCTGGCGCTTTGGGGAAGCCTCATGCATAGGTTGGGTGAGTAAGGCTGGCCCAGTTCCCCTCCCGGCAAGATAAGAACGCATTAGGAGGGAAGCGCTGGAGTGCTCCTCTTGGCGACGGATGGCCTGGGGCTCCGCGACGGACTGAGTACACCATCCTCCCCCAGCGCGACTCCAGGAGGCCTTGTGGAAGATCCCAACACCATGACCTGCAACTGACTTGGGGCTGGCCACATAGTATTTTAGCAGGGGTGACTCTGGAGAGACACCAGGTCATCCTGCGCACCCCTTGGGACCTTTCCTAGACGCCCTCTAGCTAGAGCTCCAGTCCAGGCACTGACTCCCGGATGGCgggtggaggctgagggagagctGAAGGACACAGGCGGATGTCGCCCCCGGAGCATGGCTGCATAGGTGGCATGCAGGCTGGATCCCTGAAAAGCCACCTTGCCACCCCCAGCCTCTCCCATCTGGGAATGCCTTGGCTTCTGCACCTGCTCCCAGCAGCTCCCAAACACCTGGTCCTTCCAACCCACTTGTTCCAGGAAAGCCTGTGGGATGGAGGGCGCTTCCCCTTACCACAGTCTCCTCAGCGCTCCTCAAAGGACCTAACCCCTCAGCCCACTGAGGAAAGAGGAGCCCATGACCAAGCCTCCCCTCTCTCCGCTCCCTGACCGTCTCTCAAAGGAACTGGCACTGAGCCCTTCTCTGCTACACCTGTGCTCTGCCCCTGCGGTTCTGTTCCCTCGGCCCTCCTGGAGGGAACCCCTGAGGCCCAcacccctgctgcctccagactGACCCTGTTTCAGAGGCTGTTTCCTTCAGTCCTCCCACCTGCCTCCTGTCCTGTGTAGATCGTCTGACGCTGAAGGCAAATACTGGTGCCCCAGATCTCCTGTCCTGTGCCCCACTGGGTCCTTACATAGGCAGGCAGGCTGAGGGACCCAGACGCAGGCACCCACTTTCCCTCTCATTCCCTCCCTTGGGGTCTCAGACTTTACTGGGCTGTGGACTTGAAACTGTAACCGCTGGGTTAGGGTTCCACAAGGCGCACTTAACAGTTTTCTGCTGTCCTCCCCTGATGCCACTTATCTTGCCTGTGGATTGTAGAATCTGGGGTCTGAAGTAAATGTATAACATCTCATTtttaggccgggcttggtggctcacacctggaatcccagcacttcgggaggcagaagtgagaggattgctcaagctcaggaattcgagaccagcctgggcaacacggtgaaaccccgtctctactaaaattacaaaaacttagccaggcatggtggcacatgcctgtggtcccagccactcagcaggctggggtgggaggattgtttgagccagggaggtcaaggctgcagtgagccaagactgcatcactgcactccagccgtggtgacagagagaaaccctgtctcaaaaaaaaaaaaaaaaaaaaaaaaaggctcattttaaaaacaaaacattccccggccgggcgcggtggctcacgcctgtaatcccagcactttgggaggccgaagtgggcggatcacgaggtccagagatggagaccatcctggcaaaccaacatgctaaaaccccccctctctactaaaaatacaaaaaaattagctgggcatagaggcgcatgcctgtagtcccagctactcgggaagctgaggcaggagagttgcttgaacccggcaggtggaagttgcagtgagccgagatcgtgccactgcactccagcccaggcgacagagcgagactccatctcaaaaaaaaaaaaaaaaaattcccttaaaGCCCCTTGCCCTCCGGGTGCTGCCTTATCCCTCAGCTACATTTAAGAGGAAGTTTCTCCAGAGCTCCATGCCCCTCCCGCTATGTCTCTTCAACCGACTCATACCTGTCTTTTGTCCCCACCACACCACTGAAACtgctgagactccatctcaaaaacaaacacacaaaacaaaacaaaaaacaaaaagtaaaccaggtgcggtggcacatacctataatcccagctactagggaggatgagatgggaggatcccttgagcccaggagtgctgagaccagcttgggcaacatagggagacccacccgtctcaaaacaaacaaaaaacccaaaggaATGTTAAaggcagatatctccatggaggCATTTCAGGCCTATGACGCCCTCCCGAAGCTCTCttctccatcctccatcctccattCCACTCAGGCTTTCTGGTCTAGCCTAATGGGCATCCCAGCCAGATACTCCCGACTCccctctgcctccttcctctcACCCCGGATGGCCACATTTCACTgagtcattttatttctttgatttttattttgttgaggcagagtctcactctgccacccaggctggagtgcagtggcacaaacacggctcaccgtagccttgatctcctggcctcaggcgatcctcccacatcagctgggactacaggtgtgcaccactgtgtctggctaattttttttttttttttttttttgagagaaatggggtctcactctgtctcacaggctggagtgcagcgatgcaatcttggctcactgcaacctccgtctcccaggttcaagcgattctcccgcctcagcctccccaggagctgggattacagtcatgcaccaccatgcctggctaattttttttttttttttttttgaaacagagttttgcactgttgcccaggctggagtgcagtggcgccatctcggctcactgcaagctctacctcctgggttcacgccattttcctgcctcagcctcccgagtagctgggactacaggcaccagccaccatgcccggctaattttttgtacttctagtagagatgggatttcaccctgttagccaggatggtctcgatttcctgacctcgtgatctgcctgccatgcctggctaatttttgtatttttggtagagggggttttgccatgttggctaggctggtcttgaactcctggcctcaggtgatccactgcctcggcctcccaaagtgctggggttacaggcatgagccactgtgcctg contains the following coding sequences:
- the SLC4A11 gene encoding solute carrier family 4 member 11 isoform X9 — translated: MQPRLPPRAYIHILRPDPRGLRVWRRFPLVHAAPPVASFLRQRGTNSRDHPGTGPGRAQPPPTHVSLRYSSHPQLFSLLDQRLCLPGGRDAVPGLETVACRPPCDPGRVTGVGGTAPAMGVYGPQDRSESEKRDVQRDPPPWHRRREGERPARVRSLPPAAAGQGFLRKSWVSEHENSPTMSQNGYFEDSTAGSLGYYKCDTDDTFEAREEILGDEAFDTANSSIVSGESIRFFVNVNLEMQATNSAENEATSGGCVLLHTSRKYLKLKNFKEEIRAHRDLDGFLAQASIVLNETATSLDDVLRTMLRRFAQDPDNNEPNCNLDLLMAMLFTDAGAPMQVHLLSDTIQGVTATVTGVRYQQSWLCIICTMKALQKRHVCISRLVRPQNWGENSCEVRFVILVLAPPKMKSTKTAMEVARTFATMFSDIAFRQKLLETRTEEEFKEALVHQRQLLTMVSHGPVAPRTKERGTVSLPAHRHPEPPKCKDFVPFGKGIREDIARRFPLYPLDFTDGIIGKNKAVGKYITTTLFLYFACLLPTIAFGSLNDENTDGAIDVQKTIAGQSIGGLLYALFSGQPLVILLTTAPLALYIQVIRVICDDYDLDFNSFYAWTGLWNSFFLALYAFFNLSLVMSLFKRSTEEIIALFISITFVLDAVKGMVKIFWKYYYGHYLDDYHTKRTSSLVSLSGLGASLNASLHTALNASFLASPTELPSATHSGQATAVLSLLIMLGTLWLGYTLYQFKKSPYLHPCVREILSDCALPIAVLAFSLISSHGFREIEMSKFRYNPSESPFAMAQIQSLSLRAISGAMGLGFLLSMLFFIEQNLVAALVNAPENRLVKGTAYHWDLLLLAIINTGLSLFGLPWIHAAYPHSPLHVRALALVEERVENGHIYDTIVNVKETRLTSLGASVLVGLSLLLLPVPLQWIPKPVLYGLFLYIALTSLDGNQLVQRVALLLKEQTAYPPTHYIRRVPQRKIHYFTGLQVLQLLLLCAFGMSSLPYMKMIFPLIMIAMIPIRYILLPRIIEAKYLDVMDAEHRP
- the SLC4A11 gene encoding solute carrier family 4 member 11 isoform X3 produces the protein MQPRLPPRAYIHILRPDPRGLRVWRRFPLVHAAPPVASFLRQRGTNSRDHPGTGPGRAQPPPTHVSLRYSSHPQLFSLLDQRLCLPGGRDAVPGLETVACRPPCDPGRVTGVGGTAPAMGVYGPQDRSESEKRDVQRDPPPWHRRREGERPARVRSLPPAAAGQGFLRKSWVSEHGTENSPTMSQNGYFEDSTGSLGYYKCDTDDTFEAREEILGDEAFDTANSSIVSGESIRFFVNVNLEMQATNSENEATSGGCVLLHTSRKYLKLKNFKEEIRAHRDLDGFLAQASIVLNETATSLDDVLRTMLRRFAQDPDNNEPNCNLDLLMAMLFTDAGAPMQGKVHLLSDTIQGVTATVTGVRYQQSWLCIICTMKALQKRHVCISRLVRPQNWGENSCEVRFVILVLAPPKMKSTKTAMEVARTFATMFSDIAFRQKLLETRTEEEFKEALVHQRQLLTMVSHGPVAPRTKERGTVSLPAHRHPEPPKCKDFVPFGKGIREDIARRFPLYPLDFTDGIIGKNKAVGKYITTTLFLYFACLLPTIAFGSLNDENTDGAIDVQKTIAGQSIGGLLYALFSGQPLVILLTTAPLALYIQVIRVICDDYDLDFNSFYAWTGLWNSFFLALYAFFNLSLVMSLFKRSTEEIIALFISITFVLDAVKGMVKIFWKYYYGHYLDDYHTKRTSSLVSLSGLGASLNASLHTALNASFLASPTELPSATHSGQATAVLSLLIMLGTLWLGYTLYQFKKSPYLHPCVREILSDCALPIAVLAFSLISSHGFREIEMSKFRYNPSESPFAMAQIQSLSLRAISGAMGLGFLLSMLFFIEQNLVAALVNAPENRLVKGTAYHWDLLLLAIINTGLSLFGLPWIHAAYPHSPLHVRALALVEERVENGHIYDTIVNVKETRLTSLGASVLVGLSLLLLPVPLQWIPKPVLYGLFLYIALTSLDGNQLVQRVALLLKEQTAYPPTHYIRRVPQRKIHYFTGLQVLQLLLLCAFGMSSLPYMKMIFPLIMIAMIPIRYILLPRIIEAKYLDVMDAEHRP